The Streptomyces racemochromogenes DNA segment CTGCTCGACGGCGGCGATGCACGGAACGCCGCGGCCCTCCTCGTACTGGCGGCGGACCAGGTGGCCCGGGCCCTTCGGGGCGACCAGGGCGACGTCCACGTTGGCCGGGGGCTTGATGAAGCCGTAGCGGACGTTGAAGCCGTGGCCGAAGAAGAGCGCGTCGCCCTCCTGCAGGTGGTCCTTGATGGACGCCTCGTAGATCTCGGCCTGGAGCGGGTCCGGGGTCAGGATCATGATGACGTTCGCCCACTCGGCGGCCTCGGCGACCGGGAGGACCTTCAGGCCCTGCTCCTCGGCCTTGGCCTTGGAGCTGGAGCCCTCCTTGAGGCCGACGACGACGTCGACGCCGGAGTCACGGAGCGACAGCGCGTGGGCGTGGCCCTGGCTGCCGTAACCGATGACCGCGACCTTGCGGCCCTGGATGATGGACAGGTCGGCGTCGTTCTCGTAGAACAGCTCGGCCACTGGGATATCTCCTTGGTGCGCTGGTGTTGCTCCCACCGTACGGCGGGGAACGGAATAAGAGTTTCTCGGTCTCGCTATGCGGGCCGCGTGTCAGCCGCCGGGTCCGGGACCGGCGCGGCCGGCCCGGACGCCGTGGGGCTCAGGCGCTGCGTTCGAGCGAGCGCAGGCTGCGGTCCGTGATGGACCGGCCGCCACGCCCTATGGCGATGGTGCCGGACTGCACGAGTTCCTTGATGCCGAAGGGCTCCAGCATCTTGAGCATGGCGCCGAGCTTGTCGGCCCCGCCGGTGGCCTCGATGGTGACGGCCTCCGGGGAGACGTCGACGGTCTTGGCGCGGAACAGCTGGACGATCTCGACGATCTGCGAGCGGGTCTCGTTGTCGGCGCGGACCTTCACCAGGACGAGTTCGCGCTCGATGGCGTTGGACGGCTCCAGCTCGACGATCTTGAGCACGTTGACCAGCTTGTTGAGCTGCTTGGTCACCTGCTCCAGCGGGAGGTCCTCGACGTTCACGACGATGGTGATGCGGGAGATGTCGGGGTGCTCGGTGACGCCGACCGCGAGGGAGTCGATGTTGAACCCGCGGCGGGAGAACAGGGCGGCGATCCGGGCGAGGATGCCGGGCGTGTTCTCGACCAGGACGGAGAGCGTGTGCTTGGACATGTGAGGCGTTCTCTCTCTCAGGCTCTCTCGGCTCAGTCGTCTTCGTTGTCGCCGAAGTCGGGGCGGACGCCCCGGGCTGCCATGACCTCGTCGTTGGAGGTGCCCGCGGCGACCATCGGCCACACCATGGCGTCCTCGTGGACGATGAAGTCGATCACGACCGGACGGTCGTTGATCGCGTTCGCCTCGGCGATGACCTTGTCCAGGTCCGCCGGGTCCTCGCAGCGCAGCGCGACGCAGCCCATGGCCTCGGACAGCTTGACGAAGTCCGGGACGCGGGTGCCCATGCGGGGGGAGGCGGACTCGCCGAGCTGGGAGCCCACGGTGTCGTGGCCGGTGTCGTCCGCGTGCAGGACCGTGTTCGAGTACCGCTGGTTGTAGAACAGGGTCTGCCACTGGCGGACCATGCCCAGCGCGCCGTTGTTGATGATCGCGACCTTGATCGGGATGTTGTTCAGCGCGCAGGTGGCCAGTTCCTGGTTGGTCATCTGGAAACAGCCGTCGCCGTCGATCGCCCAGACGGTGCGGTCCGGCATGCCGACCTTGGCGCCCATCGCGGCGGGGACCGCGTAGCCCATGGTTCCGGCGCCGCCGGAGTTCAGCCAGGTGCGGGGCTCCTCGTAGTTGACGAAGTGCGAGGCCCACATCTGGTGCTGGCCGACGCCGGCCGCGTAGATGGTGCCCTGGGGTGCCAGCTGGCCGATCCGCTCGATGACCTGCTGCGGCGAGAGGCTGCCGTCCTCGGGCAGGTCGTAGCCCAGCGGGTAGGTCTCGCGCCAGCGGTTGAGGTCCTTCCACCAGGCGGTGTAGTCGCCGGTGTTGCCCTCGTTGCTCTCCGCCTGGACGGCCTGGATCAGGTCGGCGATGACCTCGCGGGCGTCACCGACGATCGGGACGTCGACGGCGCGGTTCTTGCCGATCTCGGCGGGGTCGATGTCCGCGTGGATGACCTTGGCGAAGGGGGCGAAGCTGTCCAGCTTCCCGGTGACGCGGTCGTCGAAGCGGGTGCCGAGCGCGATCAGCAGGTCCGACTTCTGGAGCGCGGTCACGGCGGTGACGGCACCGTGCATGCCCGGCATGCCGACGTTCTGCGGGTGGGTGTCCGGGATGGAGCCCAGGGCCATCAGGGTGGTGACGACCGGGACGCCGGTGAGCTCGGCGAGGACCTTCAGCTCGGCGGTGGCGCCGGCCTTCATGACGCCGCCGCCGACGTAGAGGACCGGCCGCTTGGCGGCGGCGATCATCTTGGCGGCCTCGCGGATCTGCTTGGCGTGCGGCTTGGTGACCGGACGGTAACCGGGCAGGTCCTGGCTGGGCGGCCACGAGAAGGTGGTCTTCGCCTGGAGGGCGTCCTTGGCGATGTCGACGAGGACCGGGCCGGGGCGGCCGGTGGAGGCGATGTGGAAGGCCTCGGCGATGGTCTTCGCGATGTCCTGGGCCCTGGTGACCAGGAAGTTGTGCTTGGTGATCGGCATCGTGATGCCGACGATGTCCGCCTCCTGGAAGGCGTCGGTGCCGATCGCCTTGGAGGAGACCTGGCCGGTGATCGCGACGAGCGGGACCGAGTCCATGTGCGCGTCGGCGATCGGGGTGACCAGGTTGGTGGCGCCCGGGCCGGAAGTGGCCATGCACACGCCGACCTTGCCGGTGGCCTGGGCGTAGCCGGTGGCGGCGTGGCCGGCCCCCTGCTCGTGGCGGACCAGGATGTGACGGACCTTCTTGCTGTCCATCATCGGGTCGTAGGCCGGGAGGATGCAGCCGCCCGGGATACCGAAGACGGTGTCGCACCCCACCTCTTCGAGAGAGCGGATGAGGGACTGCGCGCCCGTGACGTGCTCAACTGCGGTGGGCTGGTGGTGCCCACCCGTACGGGGCCGCGGCTGCGGATGGTGGGCCCCGGAGGCCTGCTCGGTCATCGGCATTCTCTTCTCGAAGCTGAGGGTTTTACGAGGAGCGGGGGGTGGTCCGGACCTGGGCCGGACGCGTGTGCCAGTGCAACAAAAAACCCCTCGTGCCGGGTGGCAAGCGAGGGGAGCGCGTCGGTGGTGTCGAGCGGGGACATGCAGGCCCCAGCTTCAGCCGACGCGCTTTCCAAGTACGAGAATTCGGGTGCGCATGGCACTGACCCTCCCTCCGGCGGGAGGTCGATGTCAAGCGGGTGGGACGGGCGTCTCATTATTTGAGCCTCTACGGATGACCATCGAGCCACCGGACGAGCCGCCGGCCAAGGCCGGCTGGGCCGTACCGCCCGGTACTGGGAACGTACCTCGCACGAGCGCGCGCCGCAGCCTGTATTCGTCAAGCGGTCCGGAGAACGCCGCTCCCTGGCCGTGGGTGCACCCCATCGCCCGCAGCGCCAGCACCTGCTCGGGGAGGTCCACGCCGTCGGCCAGGGACTGCATGCCCAGGTCGTTTGCGATCCGCAACAATCCGGCCGTGATCTTGTGCAGTCTGGCCGATTCGACCACCCCTTCGACCAGGCCCCGGTCCAGCTTCAGCAGGTCCACCGGGAGCCTGCGCAGGGCGCTGATGGCCGCGTAGCCGCTGCCGAAGCCGTCCAGGGCGATCCGGACCCCGAGCCGGTGCAGGGCCGTCAGACGGCGCTCCAGCTCGTCGAAGGGCACCCTGGGGTCGGAGGCGGCCAGTTCGAGCACGAGGGACCCGGAGGGCAGCCCGTGGCGGGTCAGCAGGGCCTCGACGCTGCTGCCGGGCGCGGAGCGGTCCAGCAGCCGCTGGGCGGTCATCCGGACGGCCACTGGTACGTCGTGCCCGGCCCGGTGCCGCTCGGCGGCCTCCTCGACGGCCTCCTCCAGCAGCCAACGGCCCAGTTCGGCGGTGCGCGAGCCGTCCGGCCCGGCGGCCGGCCCGCCCTCGCTGTGCTCGGCCACCCGGAGGAACTCGGACGGCGTGAAGAGGATCCCCTGGGCGGAGCGCCAGCGGGCCTGCGCGGCGACGGCGGTGACCTCGCCGGTGGCCAGGCAGACCACGGGCTGGTGCAGCAGGGCGAACTCGCCCTCGTGCAGCGCGGTGCGCAGCCGGCCGGCCAGCTCCGCCTTGCGGACGACCTCGGCCTGCATCTGGGGCGCGTACAGCTCGACCCGGTCCTTGCCGCCCGCCTTCGCGCGGTACATCGCGAGGTCCGCGTTGCGCATCAGGTCCGAAGGGGTGAGGCCGGGGTCGGCGAAGGCGACGCCGATGCTGGCGGCCACCCGGACCTCGCTCCCGGCGATGCGGTACGGCTGGGAGAGGGTGGCGCGCAGCCGGTCGGCGATGTCGTGGACCTGGCACTCGCGGGCGCTGCGGTCGCGGCTGCCGTCGCCGAGGATCAGCGCGGCGAACTCGTCGCCGCCGAGGCGGGCGGCGGTGTCCCCGGCCCGGACGGCGTCCTGGAGGCGGCGGGCGGCCTCGACGAGGAGCTCGTCGCCGGCCTGGTGGCCGATGGTGTCGTTGACGGCCTTGAAGCCGTCGAGGTCGATGAAGAGGACGGCGGTGCTGTGGTCGCCGGCCCGGCGGCCGGTGAGGGCCTGGCGGACGCGGCGGGTGAACAGGGCCCGGTTGGGCAGGTCGGTCAGCGGGTCGTGTTCGGCACTGTGCTGGAGCTGCGCCTGGAGGCGGACCCGCTCGGTGACGTCGCGGCTGTTGAGGATGAGCCCGCCCTGGTGGCGGTTGACGGTGGACTCCACGTTGAGCCACTCGCCGCCGCCCGACTCGAAGCGGCACTCGATGCGGGTGGTGGGCTCCTCGGCGGGCGGTGCGGCCAGGAAGCGGCGTACCTCGTGGACCACCCGGCCGAGGTCGTCGGGGTGGATCAGGGCGGCGAGCTCGGTGCCGACCAGTTCCTCCGCGTCGCGGCCGTAGACCCCGGCGGCGGCGGGGCTGACGTAGCGCAGGGTCCCGGTGGGCGCGGCGATCATGATGACGTCGCTGGAGCCCTGGACCAGGGAGCGGAAGTGGTTCTCCTTCTGGGCCAGTTCCTGGGTGAGCGCAATGTTGTCGAGGAGCATGATGCCCTGCCGGATGACGAGGGCGAGGACGACGGTGCAGCCGGTGAAGACCACCATCCGGTCCACCTTCCGGCCGTCCACGACGTTGTAGAGGATGCCGAGGGTGCACACCGCGGCCGCGAGGTACGGGGTGAGCGCGGGCAGCGAGCCGGTGATGGGGCGGCTGTGCGGGCGGTCCGGGCCCGGCGGGGCCGGCCGGGGCGCGGGCTCGGGCCGGCGGGCGCCCCAGGGGGCGTAGGCGAGCAGCAGCGAGCCCGCGAACCAGCCGGCGTCGAGGATCTCCCCGGAGCTGTAGGTGGTGTTGAGCAGCGGCGAGGTGAACAGGGCGTCGCTCAGGACGGTCAGGGCGAGGGCGGCGATCGCCGTGTTCACCGCCGAGCGGTTGTTGGCCGAGCGCCGGAAGTGCAGCACCAGGACCATGGAGACGAGCGCGATGTCCAGGAGCGGGTACGCGAGCGAGAGCGCGGCGCGCGGCACGCTGCCGGGGGCGCCCGACTGGGCGGTGCGGGCGGCGTTGGCGAGGGCCAGGCTCCAGGAGAGGGTCAGCAGCGAGCCGCCGATGAGCCAGGAGTCGAGGCCGAGGCAGACCCAGCCGGCCCGGGTGACCGGGCGTTTGGCCAGGACGAGCAGGCCCACGATGGCCGGCGGCGCGAAGCAGAGGAAGGCGAAGTCGGCGAGCGAGGGCTCGGGGACGTTCTGGCCGAGGACCACCTCGTACCAGCCCCAGACCGCGTTCCCCAGGCCGCCCATGAGCGAGGAGAAGGCGAACATCAGCCAGGCGGGACGTTCGCGCCGGTCGATCGCGCGGGCGTAGTGGTAACAGGAGACGGCGGCCAGTAATCCGGCGGCGCTGAGGCCGAAGTCGCCCATGATCTTGGCGAGTTCGTCCGATCCCCAGCCGAGGGCGGCTCCGACCGCGTAGCCGCCGCTGACCAGTGCGAGGAGGAGTTGCGCCGCGAGGCCCCGGCCGCCTCCGCCGGTGACCGGCGGCCGGGTCAGCAGCGCCGCCCCCGGGGCGCTCACCGGTGCCCCTCGCCGGCCGGTTCGGACGCGCTCCAGTCCCGGCTGCGTCGCCTCCGGCGGCCCTGCCGCAGCGGATCCTTCGTCCATTGGCCGTGCATCGCCCGTCGCCCCCCAAAGTGTCCGATCACTCCCCAGCGCCAGACGTACGTGGCGCAGCCCCTTGTTCCGGACGATACACCACTTTCGTCACTCAGCGACATAGCTGCTCTACGCTCCGTCACCAAGAGGGGGGTCCTGGCCACCGGTCGCGCACGCTTCGTCGCCCAGCGTAGTGACGCCTGGGCCGGAAGTACCGCGACGCGCCGGTCTCAGTCCTTGATCAGGACGGTGTTGCGGACCTCCTCGCCCGCGGCGAACCGGGTGAGCTGGCGGGCCAGGAGCCGCTTCGCCCTGGGCTCGAACGCCGAGCTGCTGCCGCCGACGTGAGGGGTGATCAGGAGGTTCGGGGCGTGCCAGAGGGGGTGTCCGGCGGGCAGCGGCTCGGGGTCGGTGACGTCGAGGGCGGCGCGCAGCCGGCCGGACTCCAGTTCCGCCAGCAGGGCCGCGGTGTCCACGACGGGCCCGCGCGAGACGTTCACGAGGAGGGCCCCGTCCTTCATGCGCCCGAGGAAGGCCCCGTCGACGAGCCCTTGGGTGTCCTCGGTCAGCGGGGTGGTGAGGACGACGACGTCCGCGTCCGGGAGGAGGCCCGGGAGGTCGGCGAGGGCGTGGACGGGCCCGTGCGGGGCGGTGCGGGCCGAGCGCGCGACGCGGGTGACCGGCCCGCACTCGAAGGGGACGAGCCGGTCCTCGACGGCCGCGCCGATCGCCCCGTAGCCGACGATCAGGACGGACCGGTCGGCGAGGGCGTCGTAGAAGCCGCCGCGCCACTCCTCGCGGTCCTGGCCGCGCACCATGCCGGGGATGCCGCGCAGGGAGGCGAGGACGAGGGTGAGGGCGAGCTCGGCGGTGCTGGCCTCGTGGACGCCGCGGGCGTTGCACAGCCGTACGCCCGGGCGGAGGTCGCCGAGGCCGGGCAGGACGTGGTCGATGCCGGCGGTGAGGGTCTGCACCACCCGCAGGGCGGGCATCCGGGCGAGCGGGCGCAGGGTCACCTCCTGGGACTTCATGTAGGGGGTGACGTAGAAGACGCAGTCGGCCGGGTCGGCGGGAAAGGTGTCCTCGCCGTCCCACTGGCGGTAGCGGAAGGAGCCGGGGAGGCCGTCGATCTCTCCGGGCGGGAAGGGGAGCCAGACGTCCCCGGTCGTCGCAGTCATGATCCCGAGGCTATGCGAAGGGAATTGGATCAAGCCGTTAGTTTGAGGGCCGGACCGGGAGCGGGCCGGAAGGGGGACGCAGGGGTGGAGCGCAGGTCGATCGGGTCGGGACCGCTGACGGTGGGCGCCATAGGACTCGGATGCATGCCGATGAGCTGGGCCTACGCGCCTTCGCGGCGGCGGGGCGAGGAATCGCTGCGGACCCTGCACACGGCGCTGGACCGCGGGGCGAACCTGCTGGACACGGCCGATCTGTACGGGCCCTACACCAACGAGCTGGTGCTGGGCCGGGTGCTGCGGGAGCGGCGGGCCGAGGCCTTCGTCTCCGCCAAGGTGGGGCTGCGGGCGGGCGAGGGGCACGTGGTGGCCGACGGGCGGCCGGGGTACGTGCGGCGGGCGTGCGACGCGTCGCTGCGGCGGCTGCGGACCGACGTCATAGACCTGTACCAGCTGCACCGGGTGGATCCGGAGGTGCCGGTGGAGGAGACCTGGGGCGCCATGGCGGAGCTGGTGCAGGCGGGGAAGGTGCGGGCGCTGGGGTTCTGCGCGCTGGGCGCGGGCGCCGGGCCGGGGGCGGGGCGGCGCGGGGACCGGGGCTACCGGACGACGCTGCGGCAGCTGGAGCGCGTCCAGCAGGTGTTCCCGGTGACGGCGGTGCAGGCGGAGCTGTCGGTGTGGTCGCCGGAGGCGGCGTGGCAGCTGCTGCCGTGGTGTGCGGCGCGGGGGGTGGGGATGCTGGCGGCGATGCCGCTGGGCAGCGGGTTCCTGACCGGGACGCTGACGCCGGGGCAGGGTTTCGAGGAGGCGGACGTACGGGCGCGGCACCCCCGGTTCACGGCGCACGCGATGGCTTCCAACCAGGTGCTGGTGGCGGGGCTGCGGCGGGTGGCCCGGCGGCACGGGCCGGAGGTCACGGCGGCGCAGGTGGCGCTGGCCTGGGTGCTGGCGCAGGGGCCGCACGTGGTGCCGGTGCCGGGCGCGGAGCGGGCGCGGTGGGCGGCGGAGAACGCCGGGGCGGCGGAGGTGCGGCTCACGGGGGCGGAGCTGGCCGAGATAGCGGCGCTGCCGGCGGCGGTGGGAGCCTGGGACTAGGTCCCGGCTTGCCCTTGCCCTTGCCCTTGCCCCCCATGGACCTTTCCCCTTCCGTTCCGGTTTCCCAGGTCCACTCGATCGGGTGTACGAGGGGTGGAACTTCGGGACCGGTCGGGTCTGTTGAGTGGAGTGAAGGGCAGGACTGGAGGACACCGGGCAGGGGACGGACGACCGGAGGGGAGCGGGACGATGCGGTACGGGCAGTTCCACAGGGGCGGGGCGCTGCGGGGAGCCGGGGCGCCGGGGTACGGGGAAGGCCGCGCGCGGCGCCGGGGCGTGCCGGCCTGGCTCGCGCTGGCCGGGTGCGGAGCCCTGCTGGCGGCGGGCTGTTCCGCGCCGGGCGGTGAGCGGGCCGGGCCGGGCGGTTCCCCACCGGGTTCGCCGCCGGCCACAGCGGCGTCCCCGGGGGCGTCGGGGCCGGCGGACGCGTCGGGGCCGCCCGCGAAGGGGTCGGTGACGGTGTCGGGCGAGGTCGCCAAGGGCCTGGAGTCTCCCTGGGGTGTGGCCCCGCTGCCCGGCGGGGACCTGCTGGTCGCCTCCCGCGACCAGGGCAAGGTCAGCCGGGTGCGGACGGACACGGGCGCGGTGACCGAGATCGGCAAGGTGCCCGGGGTGGCCCCGGGCGGGGAGGGCGGCCTGCTGGGGCTCGCGCTGTCCCCGGACTTCGCCTCGGACCGGATGGTCTACGCGTACTTCACGACCGAGTCCGACAACCGGATCGCCCGGATGCGGTACGACGAGCAGAGACCGGCGGGTCAGCAACTGGGCGCGCCCGACACGGTGTTGCGGGGGATCCCCAAGGGGCTCATCCACAACGGCGGCCGGATCGCCTTCGGCCCCGACCGGATGCTCTACGCCGGGACGGGAGAGACCGGGAACACGGGGCTGGCACAGGACAGGAAGTCGCTGGGCGGGAAGATCCTGCGGATGACGCCGGACGGGCGGCCGGCACCGGGCAATCCGGAGGCCGGTTCGGTCGTCTACTCCTTCGGGCACCGCAATGTGCAGGGGCTCGCCTGGGACGAGGACAAACGGCTCTGGGCTTCCGAGTTCGGCCAGCGCACCTGGGACGAGCTGAACCTCGTCGAGCCGGGGGGCAACTACGGCTGGCCGGAGGCGGAGGGGAAGGCCGGGAAGGCGGGACTGCGTGATCCGGTGGCGGTGTGGAAGACGGACGATGCCTCGCCCAGCGGGATCGCCTGGGCGGAGGGCTCGATCTGGATGGCCGGGCTGAAGGGCGAGCGGCTGTGGCGGATCCCGCTGAAGGGTGCCGCCGCCGCGGCGGAGCCGGAGGCGTTCCTCCAGGGGAAGTACGGCCGGCTGCGCACGGTGGTGCCCCTCGACGGGGACCAGTTGCTGCTGGTCACGAGCGAGACGGACGGGCGCGGGTCGCCGGAGCCCGGCGACGACAGGATCCTGAGACTGACGGTGCGGTGACCTGAGCGGCTCCGGAGGGGGCGGAAGGCAGGGCGAGCGCGGTGTTCAACATGATCGAAGAACTCTTCAACCCGGGACGCAAGCACGCGCACGACGAGAAGAAGCGGCTGGAGCTGTCCCGGACCGACGTCGCTGACGCCGACCCGGGACGGGGTCCCATAGACCTGGACTCCGGCAAGGTGCTCATACGCCCGGCCGACACCCCCGAGCCGGGCGGGGCCCCGGAGCCCGGCGGGGCGTCTGAGCCGGGCGGAGCCGACGGGGGCGAGGAACCCTAGGAACGGCCTCCCGGGGCCGCGGGGGACGCCGCCGCCGGGGCGAGCGGCGCGCGGAAGAGGTGCAGCCGGTGGGCGAGGGCCGCGGCCTCGCCCCGGCTCGCGACTCCCAGCTTGGCCAGGATGTTGGAGACGTGCACGCTGGCCGTCTTCGGGGAGATGAAGAGCTCCTCCGCGATCCGGCGGTTGGTGCTGCCGGCCGCGACGAGCCGCAGGACGTCCCGTTCACGGCTGGTCAGGCCCAGGGCCTCGATGGGGTCGGTGTCCGGGACCGGCGCGGCCGGGTGGGCCTCCTCGGCGGTGAGCGGGAGCCGGGCGCGCTGGGCGAGCAGGGCCAGGTCCTCCCGGAGCCGCCGGGAGCCGAGCCGGTCGGCGGCGGCGTGGGCGTCGCGGAGCAGGTCGGCGGCGGTCTCGCGGTCCCCTCCCGAGACGAGCAGCGCCTCGGCGAGCCGGTGGCGGGCGCGGGCGAGCAGGTACGGGCGCTGGAGGGGGCGTACGGCCGCCTCGACCGCTGTCCAGTCGGCGACGGTGTCCCGGGCCTCGGCGCGGAGCAGTTCGGCCCGCAGGTACTCGGCGTGCGCGACCCAGACGGGGACCGGGGTGGCCAGGGTCCGGGCGGCGGTGCGCAGCACCTCCAGGGCGGCGTCCCGTCCGGCGTCGGCCACGGGCAGGCCCCGGGCGTCCGCTTCGGCTGAGGCGGAGGCCAGCAGCAGTGGCCAGGCGTAGCGGTGCTGGCCGAGCGGGAAGCCGTGGGCCACGGCGTCGGCGGTCTCGGCGCGGACGTCGGCGATGCGGCCCTCGCCGTCGGCCAGGCCGATGGCCAGCCGGTAGAGCGGGAGCCGGTGCTGGGGCTGGCGGTCGTGGGTGCCGAAGTGGGCGTGGGCGGCGGCGAGCTGCTGGGCGGCCTCGGTGAGTTCGCCGCGGGCCAGGGCGAGGTAGGCCAGGCGGGCGGAGGCGGAGCCGCGCGGGGCCGCGCTCTGGCCGACGCGCAGGGTGCGGCGGGCGGCCTCGGCGGCCTCGTCCCAGCGGCCGAGGCTGTACAGGCTCTCCGCCATGTTCCCGCAGACCCAGGCCTCGGTGTCCAGGAGCCGGGACCTGCTGACGAGTTCGACCCCTTGTTCGGCCAGTTCCACGGCTTCGCGGGACCGGCCCATGGCTTCGAGTTGAGAGGTGATGTTGACGTGAGCGCGACCCGCGACCACGGTGAGTCCGAGTTCGGTGGCGCGGTCCTTGACCGCGTGCAGTTCGGCGAGGCCGGTGGTGCCGTCGCCGGCATCGGTGAGCAGACAGCCGTAGGTGATCCGGGCGTTGAGCTCGGTCTCCTCGGCTCCGATCATGCGGGCGTACTCCACGGCCCGTTCGGCGGCGGCGAGGTTGCCGGGGCCGGGGTTGTGGAGCATGCCCCAGCCCGCGGCCCGGACGAGGACGTCGGCGTGTACCTGGGACGGGGGCAGCCCCTTGACCAGTTCCTGGGCGGTGGCTATCTCGTGCCAGCCGTCGCCCCGGCCGAGGTTGGCGACGAGCCGGGAGCGCTCGGTCCAGAACCAGGCGGCGCGCAGCGGGTCTTCGCCGTCTTCGTCGAGGGTGCGCAGGGCGAGTTTGGTGAGTTTCAGGGCGCGTTCGCGTTCGCCGCCGAAGCGGGCGGCGACGGTGGCCTCGGCGAGCAGGTCGAGGCGCTGGAGCGGGGTGGTGGCGGGGTCGCAGCCGCAGGGCGGGTAGACCTCGGTGTAGTCGGCGGGGCGCAGGGCGGAGCGGACCTCGTCGGGGGTGCTGTCCCACAGGTCCATGGCCCGTTCCAGCAGGCTGAGCTGCTCGGAGTAGGCGTGCCGGCGGCGGGCGGTGACGGAGGCGGCGAGGACGGCGGGCAGGGCCTTGGCGGGGTCGTTGGCCGCGTACCAGTAGTTGGCCAGCCGGATGAGCCGCTCCTCGGCGCGGACCAGGGATTCGTCGTCCTCCACGGCCTCGGCGTAGCGGCGGTTGACGCGGGCGCGCTCGCCGGGCAGCAGGTCGTCGCTGACGGCCTCGCGGACCAGCGAGTGGCGGAAGCGGTAGCCGTCGCCGTCGGTGGTGGCGAGGAGGATGTTGGCGCCGACCGCGGCACGCAGGGCTTCGATGAGTTCGTCCTCGCCGAGCCTGACGACGGCGCGCAGCAGGGCGTACTCGACGGTGGAGCCGCCTTCGGCGACGATGCGCACCACGCGCTGGGCGGCGTCGGGCAGTACCTCGACGCGGACGAGCAGGAGGTCGCGCAGGGATTCGGTGAGGCCGGTGCGGCAGCCGCTCTCCCGGCAGGCGACGAGTTCCTCGACGAAGAAGGCGTTGCCGTCGGAGCGGTCGAAGACGGAGTCGACGAAGCTCTCCTCCGGCTGCGAGGCGAGGATCCCGGCGAGCTGGCGGCGCACCTCGGCCCGGTTGAAGCGGGACAGTTCGATGCGGTGGACGGTGCGGAGCCGGTCGAGTTCGGCGAGCAGCGGGCGCAGCGGGTGGCGGCGGTGGATGTCGTCGGCGCGGTAGGTCGCGACGAGGACGAGCCGGCCGCGGGCGAGGGTGCGGAAGAGGTAGGCGAGCAGGTGCCGGGTGGAGGTGTCCGCCCAGTGGAGGTCCTCCAGCACGAGCACGACGGTGCGGTCGGCGGCGAGGCGTTCCAGCATCCTGGCGGTCAGTTCGAAGAGCCGGGCCGTGCTCTCCTCGTCGTGGGGGCCGCGGGGGGTCTCGCCGAGTTCGGGGAGGATGCGGGCGAGTTCGTCCTCCTGGCCGGCGGCGGCTTCGGCCAGTTCGCCGGGGAGCAGGCGCAGCAGGGTGCGCAGGGCAGTGGAGAAGGGGGCGAAGGGAAGTCCCTCCGCCCCGATCTCCACGCAGCCTCCGACGGCCACCACGGCGCCGCGGCGGGCGGCCTCCGTGAGGAACTCCTCGGTCAGGCGGGTCTTGCCGACTCCGGCTTCTCCGCCGATGAGCAGGGCCTGCGGCTCCTGGGCGGCGGCGCGCCCCAAGGCGTCGACGAGGGCGGCCAGTTCGTCGGCTCGGCCGACGAACACCGGGCTGACAGATCTGGTCTCCACGCCGCCGAGCATCGCACACAGGTCCGGTCCGGCGGCAGTCGTTATCGCTGCGCTCGTCATCTCGCCTCGGCTCCCGTGGTCCGCGACGCGGGTTACGCGGCGCGGGTGAAGAGGCCGCGGTGGCGACTCACCGTCCTCTCGGATTCCTGGCTCCGAGAGGTGCGGGCGGCCTTCTTGGCCTCCCGGACGGCCCGGTACCGGTCGGCCTCGCGGATGAGGTCGGCGCGGCGGGCGGTGGCGATCTCGTACTCGAACATCTCGTTCTCCCTGGTTGCTCTCTCGGGCACCTCGTTCGGTGTGATCCAAGATTCGCGTCCCAGAGGGGTGCGGCACATGGGGCTCATGCCGCATCTCCGCGGTGCCGGGGTCCTTAGGCCGGGGTCCGGGGGGCCTGAGACGGCCTGGGGCGGCCTAAGGCGGGGCGGGAGATCGCGTAAGGCGGTGCCTACTGGGCGGCCGTGGGGAGCGGGAAGAGCAGGTCGAAGTACATGAGGCCGAAGAGCAGGACGCCGAGGAGGCCGAGGGCCACGGCGGCCCAGGAGACGGAGCGGACCCAGGCGGGGTGGATCCGGCCGGGGGCGCCGAAGGCGGGGCCGGCGAGGACGAGGACGGCGAGGAGGAGGGCGAGG contains these protein-coding regions:
- a CDS encoding helix-turn-helix transcriptional regulator, with product MLGGVETRSVSPVFVGRADELAALVDALGRAAAQEPQALLIGGEAGVGKTRLTEEFLTEAARRGAVVAVGGCVEIGAEGLPFAPFSTALRTLLRLLPGELAEAAAGQEDELARILPELGETPRGPHDEESTARLFELTARMLERLAADRTVVLVLEDLHWADTSTRHLLAYLFRTLARGRLVLVATYRADDIHRRHPLRPLLAELDRLRTVHRIELSRFNRAEVRRQLAGILASQPEESFVDSVFDRSDGNAFFVEELVACRESGCRTGLTESLRDLLLVRVEVLPDAAQRVVRIVAEGGSTVEYALLRAVVRLGEDELIEALRAAVGANILLATTDGDGYRFRHSLVREAVSDDLLPGERARVNRRYAEAVEDDESLVRAEERLIRLANYWYAANDPAKALPAVLAASVTARRRHAYSEQLSLLERAMDLWDSTPDEVRSALRPADYTEVYPPCGCDPATTPLQRLDLLAEATVAARFGGERERALKLTKLALRTLDEDGEDPLRAAWFWTERSRLVANLGRGDGWHEIATAQELVKGLPPSQVHADVLVRAAGWGMLHNPGPGNLAAAERAVEYARMIGAEETELNARITYGCLLTDAGDGTTGLAELHAVKDRATELGLTVVAGRAHVNITSQLEAMGRSREAVELAEQGVELVSRSRLLDTEAWVCGNMAESLYSLGRWDEAAEAARRTLRVGQSAAPRGSASARLAYLALARGELTEAAQQLAAAHAHFGTHDRQPQHRLPLYRLAIGLADGEGRIADVRAETADAVAHGFPLGQHRYAWPLLLASASAEADARGLPVADAGRDAALEVLRTAARTLATPVPVWVAHAEYLRAELLRAEARDTVADWTAVEAAVRPLQRPYLLARARHRLAEALLVSGGDRETAADLLRDAHAAADRLGSRRLREDLALLAQRARLPLTAEEAHPAAPVPDTDPIEALGLTSRERDVLRLVAAGSTNRRIAEELFISPKTASVHVSNILAKLGVASRGEAAALAHRLHLFRAPLAPAAASPAAPGGRS